From Corynebacterium sp. BD556, the proteins below share one genomic window:
- a CDS encoding nucleoside hydrolase: MRVILDCDPGIDDTIALIYLSALHHEGRIEIDAVTTTAGNIDADQGAVNAAWVLGQCALRTTPLAAGVTTPLKYELTTTPETHGPTGLGYITAPQRFVESDWDALWIDSIERGTQDLHLIITGPMTNLATFKRLHPHHYARLQHITVMGGAFNYPGNTTPSAEWNFWVDPHAAKEVFAAAPAPLTVCSLEVTEKMLLEPERLEGIVDKLGAFPMAKKLPEIMRFYFEFHEEVGEGYRAQIHDLLACEIALGTVLFDAPLTTIDIEADSELMRGTSVIDTRGIWERENNAHVVTTADIDAAWAEFERACGVHARFTNGGLAAIRHARAED; encoded by the coding sequence ATGCGCGTAATTTTGGACTGCGACCCGGGCATCGACGACACCATAGCCTTGATCTACCTAAGTGCTCTGCACCATGAGGGCCGCATCGAAATTGACGCGGTAACCACCACCGCCGGAAACATTGACGCCGACCAAGGCGCCGTCAACGCCGCCTGGGTGTTAGGGCAGTGCGCGCTGCGCACCACCCCGCTGGCCGCTGGGGTAACAACCCCACTGAAATACGAGCTGACCACCACCCCGGAAACTCACGGGCCAACCGGGCTCGGTTACATCACCGCACCACAACGCTTCGTTGAGAGCGATTGGGACGCGCTGTGGATCGACTCCATCGAACGCGGCACTCAGGACCTGCACCTGATCATCACCGGCCCGATGACCAACCTCGCGACATTTAAGCGGCTCCACCCGCACCACTACGCGCGCCTTCAACACATCACAGTGATGGGCGGAGCATTTAATTACCCTGGCAACACCACGCCGAGCGCAGAGTGGAACTTCTGGGTTGACCCGCACGCAGCCAAGGAAGTATTCGCCGCCGCACCAGCGCCACTGACAGTATGTTCACTGGAAGTGACGGAAAAGATGCTGCTGGAACCGGAGCGGCTAGAAGGGATCGTCGACAAGCTTGGAGCCTTTCCAATGGCGAAGAAGCTGCCGGAAATCATGCGCTTCTACTTCGAATTCCACGAGGAAGTCGGGGAAGGCTACCGGGCACAGATCCACGACCTGCTCGCCTGCGAAATAGCGTTGGGCACAGTGCTTTTCGACGCCCCACTGACCACCATCGACATCGAAGCCGACTCCGAGCTCATGCGCGGCACCTCCGTGATCGACACACGCGGCATCTGGGAGCGCGAAAACAACGCGCACGTCGTCACAACCGCCGACATTGACGCCGCCTGGGCCGAATTCGAACGCGCCTGCGGCGTCCACGCCCGCTTCACCAACGGCGGCCTCGCCGCAATCCGACACGCCCGCGCCGAAGACTAA
- a CDS encoding DEAD/DEAH box helicase, with translation MSNSENATGSEFEPDMNLSETQENPQDVAVFSAADNDTREAGTSEETGASENTEATVETDNSDADFTSEDAADLSHGFDHLGLPSRVVDAVKKVGFEKPSAIQEETIPLLMEGRDVVGLAQTGTGKTAAFALPILSQIDVDERYPQALILAPTRELALQVSDSFQSFADHLGKISVLPIYGGQAYGIQLSGLRRGAQIIVGTPGRVIDHLEKGSLDISSLRFLVLDEADEMLNMGFQEDVERILEDTPEAKQVALFSATMPNGIRRISKQYLNNPAEVTVKSETRTNTNITQRYLFTAHRNKLDAITRILEVTEFEAMIVFVRTKQATEEVAEKLRARGFSAAAINGDIAQQQRERTVDQLRDGRLDILVATDVAARGLDVERISHVLNYDIPNDTESYVHRIGRTGRAGRTGEAILFVTPRERRMLRSIERVTNARIDEMDLPTVDEVNESRKVSFMDSITESLESSQLQTFKQMVREYSSTNDVPMDDIAAALAAQAHAGEEFLMKEPPKEKRGRDRDRFDRDERGGRFGRDRRDRFDRDDRGDRGDRFDRGGRRSRFEGDNENFDTYRLDVGKRQHVRPGAIVGALANEGGLNSRDFGRITIGGDFSLVELPKNLDRGVLDRLSDTRISGQLINIQPDKGSPHRGGRGGGYRGGGYRGGRGGRDFDDRGGRRGRGGREWRD, from the coding sequence ATGAGCAATTCCGAAAACGCTACCGGCAGCGAGTTTGAGCCGGATATGAACTTGTCGGAAACTCAGGAAAACCCGCAGGATGTCGCAGTGTTTAGCGCTGCAGATAACGACACCAGGGAAGCGGGCACTTCTGAGGAAACCGGCGCTTCGGAGAATACCGAGGCCACTGTTGAAACTGATAACTCTGACGCAGACTTCACCTCAGAAGATGCCGCTGACCTGAGCCACGGGTTTGATCACCTTGGCCTGCCGTCCCGCGTCGTCGACGCGGTGAAGAAGGTTGGTTTTGAAAAACCGTCTGCCATCCAGGAAGAAACCATCCCGCTGCTGATGGAAGGCCGCGACGTTGTCGGCCTTGCGCAGACGGGTACCGGCAAGACGGCGGCGTTCGCGTTGCCGATTTTGTCGCAGATCGATGTTGATGAGCGTTACCCGCAGGCGCTGATTCTTGCGCCGACACGTGAGCTGGCGCTGCAGGTGTCGGACTCCTTCCAGTCCTTTGCCGATCATCTGGGCAAGATTTCGGTGCTGCCGATCTACGGCGGCCAAGCCTATGGCATCCAATTATCTGGTCTGCGCCGTGGAGCCCAGATCATCGTGGGTACGCCGGGTCGTGTCATCGACCATTTGGAGAAAGGCTCCCTGGACATCTCCAGTTTGCGTTTCCTCGTGCTCGATGAGGCAGATGAGATGCTCAATATGGGTTTTCAGGAGGATGTTGAACGCATCCTGGAAGACACCCCTGAGGCGAAGCAGGTTGCGCTTTTTTCGGCGACAATGCCCAACGGTATCCGCCGGATTTCCAAGCAGTATTTGAACAATCCTGCCGAGGTCACGGTTAAGTCCGAGACTCGCACTAACACGAATATCACGCAGCGTTACTTGTTTACGGCGCACCGCAACAAGCTGGACGCTATCACCCGTATTCTTGAGGTGACTGAGTTCGAGGCCATGATTGTGTTTGTGCGTACCAAGCAGGCGACCGAGGAGGTCGCCGAGAAGTTACGCGCTCGCGGTTTTTCTGCCGCGGCCATCAACGGTGATATTGCGCAGCAGCAACGTGAGCGCACTGTGGATCAGCTTCGCGACGGGCGCCTCGACATCTTGGTTGCTACCGATGTTGCGGCCCGTGGTTTGGATGTTGAGCGCATCAGCCACGTGCTCAACTATGACATTCCGAACGACACGGAAAGCTACGTTCACCGCATCGGTCGTACTGGGCGTGCCGGTCGCACGGGTGAGGCGATCTTGTTTGTCACTCCGCGTGAGCGTCGCATGCTGCGCTCCATTGAGCGGGTGACCAATGCGCGGATAGATGAAATGGACTTGCCTACTGTTGACGAGGTCAACGAGAGCCGCAAGGTGAGCTTTATGGATTCGATCACCGAGTCTTTGGAGTCGAGCCAGTTGCAGACCTTCAAGCAGATGGTGCGTGAGTATTCCTCGACCAATGATGTGCCGATGGATGACATTGCGGCTGCCCTTGCCGCTCAGGCGCATGCCGGTGAGGAGTTCCTGATGAAGGAGCCGCCAAAGGAGAAGCGGGGCCGGGACCGTGACCGTTTCGACCGCGATGAGCGCGGCGGGCGATTCGGCCGGGATCGTAGGGATCGCTTTGACCGCGATGATCGTGGCGATCGTGGGGACCGTTTTGACCGTGGTGGGCGTCGTAGCCGTTTTGAGGGCGACAATGAAAACTTTGATACTTACCGTCTTGATGTTGGTAAGCGTCAACACGTCCGCCCAGGTGCGATCGTCGGTGCTTTAGCTAACGAAGGTGGGCTGAACTCTCGTGACTTTGGCCGCATCACCATCGGTGGAGACTTCTCTTTGGTGGAGCTGCCGAAGAACCTGGACCGTGGCGTGCTTGATCGCCTGAGTGATACGCGCATCTCAGGCCAGTTGATCAATATTCAACCGGATAAGGGTTCCCCGCATCGTGGTGGTCGCGGCGGTGGATACCGCGGTGGTGGATACCGCGGCGGACGCGGGGGCCGTGACTTCGATGACCGCGGCGGACGCCGCGGCCGCGGGGGCCGCGAGTGGCGCGATTAA
- a CDS encoding trypsin-like serine protease — protein sequence MKAFRPVAAFAAAILVTLGAGGLAPVQVQAQSVSEARQGGAIYVEGTGFCTIGFNEAGRQRSFTAAHCGEEGARVHLLDLNTGTQSGAVGTFFRSKVYDEHLGNDWAAIQWDNGVRIAPNYFSGDAWVNPGSIRPGERVCYYGQITNRRTSEPTCGTFEGAVGNTYFVDARLTQPGDSGGPMWVPGRGFVGVVSSMWTAAPLPLIGKRDFIIGVHPVDGPGVSETNLFALYVQNLLLVATGSSRGPGADLIRGAFAQFMSIFNSLGLRIPGLINYS from the coding sequence ATGAAGGCATTTCGCCCCGTCGCTGCGTTTGCGGCTGCAATTCTTGTCACCCTAGGGGCGGGAGGTCTCGCGCCGGTGCAAGTCCAGGCGCAGTCCGTCTCGGAAGCTCGCCAGGGTGGTGCCATCTATGTTGAAGGCACCGGTTTTTGCACGATCGGCTTCAACGAGGCTGGTAGGCAACGCAGCTTCACCGCCGCCCACTGCGGAGAAGAGGGGGCGCGTGTTCACCTGCTCGATTTAAACACGGGTACCCAGTCCGGGGCAGTGGGCACCTTCTTCCGCTCCAAGGTTTATGACGAACATCTGGGCAATGACTGGGCCGCCATCCAATGGGATAACGGTGTACGTATCGCCCCAAATTATTTCTCCGGCGACGCCTGGGTCAACCCAGGCAGCATTCGGCCCGGCGAGAGGGTTTGCTATTACGGGCAAATCACCAACCGCCGCACTAGCGAACCGACCTGTGGAACTTTTGAAGGTGCTGTGGGCAACACTTATTTCGTCGACGCGCGTTTGACTCAGCCGGGTGATTCTGGTGGGCCCATGTGGGTGCCCGGCCGCGGCTTCGTCGGCGTGGTTTCTAGCATGTGGACTGCAGCTCCCTTGCCTTTGATTGGCAAGCGTGACTTCATCATCGGTGTGCATCCGGTTGACGGCCCTGGCGTGTCAGAGACGAATCTTTTCGCCCTGTACGTGCAGAATCTGCTGCTTGTTGCCACTGGCTCATCTCGGGGCCCAGGAGCCGATCTGATTCGTGGGGCTTTCGCTCAGTTCATGAGCATCTTCAATAGCCTTGGGCTGCGTATCCCCGGCCTTATCAACTATTCCTAG
- a CDS encoding L-lactate dehydrogenase, translating to MTVTQGNKIVLIGAGAVGIAYAYALLNQGLTDHLAIIDLDEAMTWAQVEDLSHAIPYSGHNAQVSVGSYEDCRDAALVVNCAGVAQRDGESRLDLVARNVKIFESINREVMGHGFNGIYLVATNPVDVLTYATWTQTRLPWNQVIGSGTVLDTARWRHNLGRHFDVAASAVHSYVIGEHGDSELAVLSSGSVAGVPLPRILAKEAESNPQIHDEFEEMFRKTRDAAYGIIQRKGNTSYGIGSALARITRAILRNEDVALPVSVKLNGEYARDDVFIGTPTILNRGGVRNVVELRLDPEEFERFDASAATLRGVIDSLDLPE from the coding sequence ATGACCGTTACTCAAGGTAACAAGATCGTTCTCATTGGCGCAGGCGCTGTGGGTATTGCCTATGCTTATGCGCTGCTTAACCAGGGGCTCACGGATCATTTGGCCATCATTGATCTCGACGAGGCCATGACGTGGGCGCAGGTGGAGGACTTATCGCATGCGATTCCTTATTCGGGCCATAACGCGCAGGTAAGCGTCGGCTCGTATGAGGATTGTCGGGATGCGGCGTTGGTTGTCAATTGCGCGGGTGTGGCCCAGCGTGACGGCGAGTCTCGCCTTGACTTGGTGGCGCGCAATGTGAAGATTTTCGAGTCGATCAATCGCGAGGTCATGGGTCATGGTTTCAACGGGATTTACCTGGTGGCCACGAACCCTGTGGACGTGTTGACTTATGCGACGTGGACGCAAACCCGCCTGCCGTGGAATCAGGTCATTGGTTCTGGCACGGTGCTTGACACTGCTCGGTGGCGGCACAATTTGGGCCGTCACTTCGACGTCGCGGCTTCTGCGGTTCATTCCTATGTCATTGGTGAGCACGGTGATTCTGAGTTGGCGGTGTTGTCGTCGGGCAGCGTCGCGGGTGTCCCTTTGCCACGCATCCTGGCGAAGGAGGCGGAGTCGAATCCGCAGATCCATGATGAGTTTGAGGAGATGTTCCGCAAAACCCGTGATGCGGCTTATGGGATCATCCAGCGCAAGGGCAACACGTCTTATGGCATTGGTTCGGCGCTCGCGCGTATTACCCGCGCGATTTTGCGCAATGAGGATGTGGCTTTGCCGGTGTCGGTGAAGCTCAATGGCGAGTATGCCCGCGATGACGTTTTCATTGGCACCCCGACGATTTTGAACCGTGGCGGGGTGCGCAATGTTGTGGAGTTGCGTCTTGACCCGGAGGAGTTTGAGCGTTTTGATGCTTCTGCTGCCACGTTGCGTGGCGTGATCGATTCGCTTGATTTGCCGGAGTAG
- a CDS encoding DUF2269 domain-containing protein: MTQILIFAHVAAAILLLGPVMVATSMFPGVAVKATTGNEEAIGRASILHSLTNRYGVLSLLVPLLGAAVLISGWVNYKSNFLLHTAIILTAIAWAILFFMVIPQQRKIMGNLGALDAAEADPADRTSNFEGAKAKAAAGAGIFNLMWFLALILMFLPAPGM, from the coding sequence ATGACTCAAATTCTTATCTTCGCCCACGTTGCAGCAGCAATCCTGCTGCTCGGCCCGGTCATGGTTGCGACCTCCATGTTCCCGGGTGTGGCCGTCAAAGCCACCACAGGCAATGAGGAGGCCATCGGCCGCGCCTCCATCCTCCACAGCCTTACCAACCGCTACGGCGTTTTGTCCCTGCTGGTGCCACTACTCGGCGCCGCTGTGCTGATCTCCGGCTGGGTAAACTACAAGAGCAACTTCCTGCTGCACACCGCGATCATCCTGACCGCGATTGCGTGGGCCATCCTGTTTTTCATGGTCATCCCGCAGCAGCGCAAAATCATGGGCAACCTCGGGGCACTCGACGCCGCCGAAGCAGACCCCGCCGACCGCACATCCAACTTCGAAGGCGCCAAGGCTAAGGCTGCCGCCGGCGCGGGCATCTTCAACCTGATGTGGTTTTTGGCCCTCATTCTCATGTTCCTGCCAGCCCCAGGAATGTAA
- a CDS encoding DNA cytosine methyltransferase produces MISKELSISRTEEFTSLEICAGAGGQALGLERAGFRHNAVVELDGWAAETLRLNRGSECDVNWNVLEMDVHDLDGTQWKDQVDLFAGGVPCPPFSIAGKQLGAEDERDLFPQALRLVEEIDPRAVMIENVKGLAQKRFDSYRGQLLKAFSDLGYETQWKIFQAADFGVPQLRPRFILIALKPEVSPHFRWPEPIHRQLSVGEALHHLMEERGWPGADAWAENARTVAPTLVGGSKKHGGPDVGPTRAKAAWKKLGVKGTSIAEEAPGPEFPVNDPENLPRLTVKMGGVIQGFPENWLWAGGKTAQWRQVGNAFPPPVAEAIGVKIREALSRSKTEQSRLLVESDLPRVAGA; encoded by the coding sequence GTGATTTCCAAAGAGTTGTCTATATCCCGCACCGAGGAATTTACGTCGCTTGAAATCTGCGCAGGAGCTGGAGGGCAGGCGCTCGGCCTTGAGAGGGCTGGTTTTAGGCACAATGCTGTAGTTGAGCTTGATGGTTGGGCAGCCGAGACACTGCGCCTCAATCGCGGTTCGGAATGCGACGTCAATTGGAATGTCTTGGAAATGGACGTGCATGATTTGGACGGCACTCAATGGAAAGATCAGGTCGATCTTTTTGCCGGTGGAGTGCCCTGCCCCCCATTCTCTATCGCCGGTAAACAATTAGGCGCAGAAGATGAGCGCGATCTCTTCCCTCAAGCACTGCGTCTAGTCGAAGAAATTGATCCTCGGGCTGTAATGATCGAAAACGTAAAGGGGTTAGCCCAAAAGCGTTTCGATTCTTACCGGGGGCAACTTCTCAAAGCTTTCAGCGATTTGGGCTATGAAACGCAGTGGAAGATCTTTCAAGCCGCGGACTTCGGTGTTCCGCAGTTAAGGCCACGATTTATTCTTATCGCCCTGAAACCGGAGGTTTCCCCGCATTTTCGCTGGCCGGAACCAATACATCGTCAGCTTTCAGTGGGAGAAGCGCTGCACCACCTGATGGAGGAGCGTGGTTGGCCGGGAGCAGACGCATGGGCAGAGAATGCACGAACAGTTGCACCGACTCTGGTTGGTGGTTCAAAGAAGCATGGTGGTCCTGACGTCGGTCCGACGCGGGCCAAAGCAGCGTGGAAGAAACTGGGCGTGAAAGGCACGTCGATTGCAGAGGAAGCACCGGGACCAGAGTTTCCCGTTAATGATCCGGAGAATCTGCCACGTTTGACGGTGAAGATGGGAGGCGTTATTCAAGGATTCCCGGAGAATTGGCTATGGGCTGGAGGGAAAACCGCACAGTGGAGGCAGGTGGGGAACGCGTTCCCACCGCCAGTCGCGGAAGCAATTGGGGTTAAAATCCGCGAGGCGCTTTCACGTTCAAAAACGGAACAATCCCGCCTCCTAGTGGAATCCGATCTTCCGAGGGTTGCTGGTGCCTGA
- a CDS encoding carboxylesterase/lipase family protein, whose amino-acid sequence MESAAGPVVRTTAGQVMGVVDEHTRVRTWRGVPFGADTSGTRRFRPPRPVEHWEGVRDCTQYAPPALQGSFGWMDAVVGTEDCLRLDVVRPDTDDTLPVVVYFHGGTFVTGASHEKVLQGHNLAVATDVVYVSVNFRLGVLGYLDFRSVGEDCVANPALLDQILALHWVRANIAAFGGDPDNVTIMGESAGGAAVTHLMCAPAAQGLFHRGIAQSPPGASVHSRVQAAMWVRKLIDGMGLSRLTTLDQLRAEDARELVRVGQSMLLNGREALQLNTAFMPTVDGTTLPAHPLDVFERGEQAPVPLIIGTNEDEASFAKAMYATARARQRAAERALSVFDADNAGRVLATYDHAGGRRDFAELIADAVFWAPSVALATAHRWVAPTWMYRFSWASTTMRRLGLGAMHTADLGVVFGDPDATRASRIDRLGSRAGLGSRDAFDDVSRVMQYHWGRFFHTGTPGEQWPRYGFRSDDRPGRATAVFHDEFRVVFDPKSAQRRAWERFDMREWGNNRTDLFDSFGLEAGAER is encoded by the coding sequence ATGGAATCAGCGGCAGGGCCCGTTGTTCGCACGACGGCGGGGCAGGTCATGGGGGTCGTGGACGAGCACACACGTGTGCGCACCTGGCGCGGCGTTCCTTTTGGGGCAGACACCTCGGGCACGCGCCGCTTTCGCCCCCCGCGGCCCGTTGAACACTGGGAAGGTGTGCGCGACTGCACCCAATACGCGCCGCCCGCACTGCAAGGTTCTTTCGGCTGGATGGACGCTGTCGTGGGAACTGAGGACTGTTTAAGGCTCGATGTGGTACGTCCCGACACCGACGACACCTTGCCCGTCGTGGTCTACTTCCATGGCGGCACCTTCGTTACTGGGGCCAGCCACGAAAAAGTCCTCCAGGGGCACAACTTGGCTGTAGCCACCGACGTGGTCTACGTTTCGGTGAATTTCCGCCTCGGCGTGCTGGGCTACCTTGATTTTCGCTCCGTCGGAGAGGACTGCGTGGCCAACCCGGCGCTGCTCGATCAGATCCTGGCTTTGCATTGGGTGCGCGCCAACATCGCCGCCTTCGGCGGGGATCCGGACAACGTGACAATCATGGGCGAATCTGCAGGCGGAGCTGCCGTAACGCACCTGATGTGCGCGCCCGCCGCGCAGGGGCTGTTTCACCGCGGCATCGCCCAGTCCCCGCCGGGCGCCAGCGTTCACTCACGTGTGCAGGCCGCGATGTGGGTGCGCAAGCTTATCGACGGCATGGGGTTGTCCCGCTTGACCACCCTTGACCAGTTGCGCGCCGAGGACGCCCGCGAACTAGTGCGCGTGGGGCAAAGCATGCTCCTCAACGGCCGCGAGGCCCTGCAGTTGAACACTGCTTTCATGCCGACTGTCGACGGCACCACACTGCCCGCGCACCCCTTGGACGTTTTTGAACGTGGCGAGCAGGCACCGGTGCCGCTGATCATTGGCACCAACGAGGACGAGGCCAGCTTTGCCAAAGCCATGTACGCCACCGCCCGTGCGCGGCAGCGCGCCGCTGAACGCGCCCTATCCGTTTTCGATGCCGACAATGCCGGGCGGGTATTGGCCACTTATGACCACGCCGGCGGGCGCCGGGACTTCGCCGAACTCATCGCCGATGCAGTGTTTTGGGCCCCGTCAGTTGCCTTAGCCACCGCGCACCGCTGGGTCGCACCGACGTGGATGTACCGCTTTTCTTGGGCCTCCACCACCATGCGCCGCTTAGGGCTAGGGGCGATGCACACTGCGGACCTCGGCGTGGTCTTTGGCGATCCGGATGCGACGAGAGCTTCGCGTATCGACAGGCTGGGAAGCCGTGCCGGGCTGGGATCTCGCGATGCCTTCGACGATGTCAGCCGCGTAATGCAGTACCACTGGGGTAGGTTTTTTCACACCGGCACGCCGGGGGAACAGTGGCCGCGCTACGGCTTTCGCAGCGACGACCGGCCAGGGCGGGCCACGGCGGTGTTTCACGACGAATTTCGGGTGGTATTCGATCCGAAGTCGGCGCAGCGTCGGGCGTGGGAGCGCTTTGACATGCGTGAGTGGGGAAACAACCGCACGGACCTGTTCGATAGCTTTGGCCTTGAAGCAGGCGCCGAACGCTGA
- a CDS encoding NaeI family type II restriction endonuclease, with the protein MPDSKAELVLGQLPDDTVAKALAEHFRYRIPAGEEMGRVFRQTFDQAYDGQHTGRFRPSELSKTELAHIGSLLEINIRRAFSSFISDGDFMDYKILGNEVDCKYSKQMYGWMIPNETIGHHAMLCHASEEFSTFRVGFLKISPEVLNQGQNRDQKKTLNRIGRSSIQWAWLDQSYPKNTLLHLDPKDASEIMSDTSGQRRLNNLFRKVQGELIPRGVIYTVAQQKDPMKRIRANGGARTTLAPEGILILGDYQRHQRIARDLELPICKNGDSLAIRVVSTADDFTGPKTEIEGKLWRIAQADDPVEQAPLIPMA; encoded by the coding sequence GTGCCTGATAGCAAAGCAGAGTTGGTCCTGGGCCAACTACCAGATGATACGGTTGCGAAAGCCTTGGCTGAACATTTCCGTTACCGAATTCCCGCTGGCGAAGAAATGGGAAGGGTCTTTAGGCAAACTTTTGACCAAGCCTACGATGGGCAGCACACCGGACGGTTTCGTCCATCTGAACTCAGCAAAACCGAGTTGGCCCACATCGGGTCACTTCTGGAGATCAACATTCGGAGGGCTTTCAGCTCGTTCATCTCTGACGGCGACTTCATGGACTATAAGATTTTGGGAAACGAGGTTGACTGTAAATACTCGAAGCAAATGTACGGATGGATGATCCCCAACGAGACGATAGGTCATCACGCCATGCTGTGCCATGCGAGTGAGGAGTTTTCGACATTTCGCGTGGGTTTTTTGAAAATTAGTCCTGAGGTTTTAAATCAGGGGCAGAATCGGGATCAAAAGAAAACTCTCAACCGCATCGGGCGAAGCTCCATTCAATGGGCGTGGCTAGATCAGTCCTATCCGAAAAACACACTTTTGCATCTAGACCCGAAGGATGCCTCTGAAATCATGTCAGATACTTCAGGGCAAAGAAGGCTCAACAACCTTTTTCGCAAGGTACAGGGCGAGTTGATTCCCCGTGGAGTCATCTACACAGTGGCTCAGCAAAAAGATCCCATGAAAAGAATTAGAGCTAACGGAGGTGCGCGTACCACCCTCGCTCCCGAAGGAATCTTGATTCTCGGGGATTATCAGCGACACCAACGAATCGCACGGGATCTCGAGCTTCCAATCTGCAAAAACGGGGACAGTCTCGCCATTCGCGTGGTGTCAACCGCCGATGACTTCACCGGGCCGAAAACTGAAATAGAAGGTAAGCTCTGGCGCATTGCCCAAGCAGACGACCCGGTGGAGCAAGCTCCCCTTATTCCTATGGCTTGA
- a CDS encoding MFS transporter — translation MSPKTVTDHLEPKIPATIKVLAGAAFIIALGYGFIAPILPQFTTSFGVSMAAAGAVVSIFAAARVIGAPGAGLLVDKLGSRPIYLTGLFIVAGATFMVAFAQSYWQVLALRFIAGFGSTMFTLSAQALIVRVTHPNIRGHANALYASAFLLGNIFGPIIGAALSYLGLRIPFAIYGIVVAAAAAMVWIVTSSPRGRAQLPPNLPPMGLRAALSMPTYHSLLAAGFANGWANFGVRTAVLPLFAAAVFANGGAASGLALTSFAVGTAITLQFSGRLADRLGRKPLIIAGLVTIAVFTGMMGFSTRFWPLMITSALAGVGGGLMNPAQQASLADIIGNHRSGGKVLSTFQMTQDAGAIFAPIIVGFIAETFGFPVAFLSTSVIALLALTMWLIHGKETKPGTYPDAKNPIQTEPKE, via the coding sequence ATGTCACCAAAAACTGTCACCGATCACCTGGAACCGAAAATCCCCGCCACCATCAAGGTCCTGGCTGGGGCCGCGTTCATTATTGCCCTGGGCTACGGCTTCATCGCTCCGATCCTGCCGCAGTTCACCACCAGCTTTGGCGTCTCCATGGCCGCAGCCGGAGCCGTTGTGTCCATCTTCGCCGCCGCCCGAGTCATCGGCGCGCCGGGAGCCGGATTATTGGTGGATAAGCTGGGCTCGCGCCCCATCTACCTCACCGGTTTATTCATCGTGGCAGGCGCAACGTTTATGGTGGCATTCGCGCAAAGCTACTGGCAGGTCCTCGCGTTACGTTTCATCGCAGGCTTCGGCTCAACGATGTTTACATTGTCCGCCCAAGCACTGATCGTGCGCGTCACACACCCCAACATCCGCGGGCACGCCAACGCGCTGTACGCTTCCGCGTTTCTGCTCGGCAACATCTTCGGCCCCATCATCGGCGCGGCCCTGTCGTATTTAGGGCTTCGCATCCCCTTCGCCATCTACGGCATCGTGGTAGCAGCCGCAGCCGCCATGGTCTGGATTGTCACTTCCAGCCCGCGAGGTCGCGCGCAACTACCCCCAAACTTACCCCCCATGGGGTTGCGCGCCGCGTTGTCCATGCCGACCTATCACAGTCTCCTCGCTGCCGGTTTTGCTAATGGGTGGGCAAATTTCGGTGTCCGCACCGCCGTGCTGCCACTATTTGCCGCAGCCGTCTTCGCCAACGGCGGCGCCGCTTCAGGTCTCGCGCTGACCTCCTTCGCGGTGGGAACCGCGATCACACTGCAGTTTTCCGGCCGGCTCGCCGACCGACTCGGCCGCAAGCCACTGATCATTGCGGGCCTTGTCACCATCGCGGTGTTCACGGGGATGATGGGCTTTTCGACGCGCTTTTGGCCACTGATGATCACCTCCGCGCTCGCCGGCGTAGGCGGCGGCCTGATGAACCCCGCCCAACAGGCATCATTGGCCGACATCATCGGCAACCACCGCTCCGGCGGCAAAGTGCTGTCCACCTTTCAAATGACCCAGGACGCCGGCGCAATCTTCGCCCCCATCATCGTGGGATTTATCGCTGAGACCTTCGGCTTCCCCGTAGCTTTTCTCTCCACCAGCGTCATCGCCCTGCTCGCCCTCACGATGTGGTTAATCCACGGCAAGGAAACCAAACCGGGCACATATCCCGATGCCAAAAACCCGATCCAAACAGAACCAAAGGAGTAA